In Streptomyces sp. NBC_01707, a genomic segment contains:
- a CDS encoding MFS transporter, with protein sequence MDGGNRKPLAALLAANSISTAGTSLTLIGVPWFVLQTTGSAGRAGVVAFCATLPIVVSAVIGGPVIDRAGRRRVSVASDTVCGLAIAAVPLLHYAGALEFWMLCALMALNGLVHTPGNTARYVLLPDLAEHAGTTITRAASLFDATSRGARMTGAALAGVLIAFVGAETVLLLDAATFGASALLIAAGVRGVRSAEPRTSAAPVSLRTYRAELREGYTYLFGNRLLLAVVVMVLFMNGTDQGWNAVLLPVHAETELGGATQLGLLTALFGAGGLTGALVYGAVGHRFSRRAVFTVCVVLCGGPRFMVAALTDTTLPLAVTMLLGGLAGGVLNPILTTVMYERVPQRLRSRVSGAITAGCELALPVGGLVAGLLVESVGVDGALLALGGVYLMATVSPMVFPVWRTMDGRPSEGARGGAPAAEVKADVSRE encoded by the coding sequence ATGGACGGGGGGAACCGCAAACCGCTCGCTGCCCTTCTCGCAGCCAACTCCATATCGACCGCAGGCACTTCGCTCACCCTGATCGGGGTGCCGTGGTTCGTCCTGCAGACCACCGGCAGCGCCGGCCGGGCCGGGGTCGTCGCCTTCTGCGCCACGCTGCCGATCGTCGTCTCCGCAGTGATCGGCGGGCCCGTCATCGACCGCGCAGGACGGCGGCGGGTCTCCGTCGCCTCCGACACGGTGTGCGGTCTCGCCATCGCCGCCGTCCCGCTGCTGCACTACGCGGGAGCACTCGAGTTCTGGATGCTCTGCGCGCTGATGGCACTGAACGGACTCGTCCACACGCCCGGCAACACCGCGCGCTACGTCCTGCTGCCGGATCTCGCCGAACACGCCGGGACCACGATCACCCGCGCCGCCAGCCTCTTCGACGCCACCTCGCGGGGCGCCAGGATGACCGGGGCGGCACTGGCCGGGGTGCTGATCGCGTTCGTGGGCGCGGAGACCGTACTGCTGCTGGACGCCGCGACGTTCGGCGCGTCCGCACTGCTGATAGCGGCAGGCGTGCGAGGGGTACGGTCGGCCGAACCACGCACGTCGGCCGCGCCGGTCTCGCTGCGTACGTACCGCGCCGAACTGCGCGAGGGCTACACCTACTTGTTCGGCAACCGGCTGCTGCTCGCCGTCGTGGTGATGGTGCTCTTCATGAACGGCACCGACCAGGGCTGGAACGCCGTGCTGCTTCCGGTGCACGCCGAGACCGAACTGGGCGGCGCGACGCAACTGGGGCTGCTCACCGCGCTGTTCGGGGCGGGCGGCCTGACGGGCGCGCTGGTGTACGGGGCGGTGGGGCACCGGTTCTCACGGCGGGCCGTGTTCACGGTGTGCGTGGTGCTCTGCGGTGGGCCGAGGTTCATGGTGGCCGCGCTGACGGACACGACGCTGCCGCTCGCCGTGACGATGCTGCTCGGCGGTCTCGCCGGAGGGGTACTGAACCCGATCCTGACCACGGTGATGTACGAACGCGTACCGCAACGGCTCCGCAGCCGCGTCTCCGGGGCGATCACAGCGGGCTGCGAACTCGCTCTGCCGGTGGGCGGGCTGGTGGCGGGGCTGCTGGTCGAGAGCGTGGGTGTGGACGGGGCGCTGCTGGCGCTGGGTGGGGTGTACCTGATGGCGACGGTGAGTCCGATGGTCTTCCCCGTGTGGCGCACGATGGACGGCAGGCCGTCCGAGGGGGCGCGGGGCGGTGCCCCGGCCGCCGAGGTGAAGGCGGACGTTTCACGCGAGTAG
- a CDS encoding ABC transporter permease, producing the protein MNPDQPVPPDQPIPPNGSIPPLVAPSKAGEQPTPARLPGELEVRGLPFHDEEEEPAPPPAGPPRRITWRKLVLVPAALAVVLVATYLWITNIPLDSIARNSLSGGNVQLRWWQHVELTAISTFWVLIIAVPLGIALTRRRLRKGAPLVTAVANIGQATPAIGLLALLVIWLGIGPRTAIIGMVIYAVLPVLSNTVAGLKAIEPNLVEASRGIGMSAMGTLTKVELPLAVPLILAGVRTALVLNVGTATLATFGGGGGLGDLITSGIQTQRMPVLVLGSVLTVVLALLVDWLASLVEVALTPRGLEVG; encoded by the coding sequence ATGAACCCCGACCAGCCGGTCCCCCCCGACCAGCCGATTCCCCCCAACGGTTCCATTCCCCCCCTCGTTGCGCCTTCGAAGGCCGGTGAGCAACCGACGCCCGCCCGGCTGCCCGGCGAGCTCGAGGTCAGGGGCCTGCCCTTCCACGACGAGGAGGAGGAACCCGCACCGCCGCCCGCAGGACCGCCGCGCCGGATCACCTGGCGCAAGCTGGTGCTCGTGCCGGCCGCCCTGGCGGTCGTCCTCGTCGCCACCTATCTGTGGATCACCAACATCCCCCTGGACTCGATCGCGAGGAACTCGCTCTCCGGCGGCAATGTGCAGCTGCGCTGGTGGCAGCACGTCGAGCTGACCGCGATCTCCACCTTCTGGGTGCTGATCATCGCCGTACCGCTGGGGATCGCACTCACCCGGCGCAGGCTCCGCAAGGGCGCCCCGCTGGTCACCGCGGTCGCCAACATCGGGCAGGCCACCCCGGCGATCGGGCTGCTGGCGCTGCTGGTGATCTGGCTGGGCATCGGCCCGCGGACGGCGATCATCGGCATGGTGATCTACGCGGTCCTGCCGGTGCTCTCCAATACGGTGGCCGGCCTGAAGGCGATCGAACCGAACCTGGTCGAGGCGTCACGCGGCATCGGCATGTCGGCGATGGGAACGCTCACGAAGGTCGAACTTCCGCTCGCCGTCCCGCTGATCCTGGCAGGCGTGCGCACAGCGCTGGTGCTCAACGTCGGCACGGCGACCCTGGCGACGTTCGGTGGGGGCGGCGGGCTCGGGGACCTGATCACCTCGGGCATCCAGACGCAGCGGATGCCGGTGCTGGTGCTCGGTTCCGTGCTGACGGTGGTGCTGGCGCTGCTGGTGGACTGGCTGGCCTCCCTGGTCGAGGTGGCTCTGACACCACGTGGACTGGAGGTGGGGTGA
- a CDS encoding ABC transporter permease — protein MSFWEYLVNRHQQLLTDAYQHVSAVFQCMVIATVLGILIGIVTYRSSWGGSLAITSTAAILTIPSLAAIGLLIPLVGLGVPPTVITLTLYGLLPVVRNSIVGLRGVDPALVDAAKGIGMSRIARLCRVELPLAWPPILTGIRVSTQMLMGIAAIAAYASGPGLGNEIFRGIASLGSANAINQVLAGTLGIVILALLFDAAYVLLGRLTIPRGIRA, from the coding sequence GTGAGCTTCTGGGAGTACCTGGTCAACCGGCACCAGCAGCTGCTCACCGACGCGTACCAGCATGTCAGCGCCGTGTTCCAGTGCATGGTCATCGCCACCGTCCTCGGCATCCTGATCGGGATCGTCACCTACCGCAGCAGCTGGGGCGGCTCACTCGCCATCACCTCGACGGCGGCGATCCTCACCATCCCGTCCCTCGCCGCGATCGGTCTGCTGATCCCGCTCGTCGGGCTGGGGGTCCCGCCCACCGTGATCACGCTGACGCTGTACGGGCTGCTGCCCGTCGTCCGTAACTCCATCGTCGGACTGCGCGGCGTCGATCCGGCCCTCGTCGACGCGGCCAAGGGCATCGGCATGTCGCGGATCGCCCGGCTCTGCAGGGTGGAACTGCCGCTCGCCTGGCCGCCCATCCTCACCGGCATCCGGGTGTCGACGCAGATGCTGATGGGTATCGCCGCCATCGCCGCATACGCCTCCGGCCCCGGCCTCGGCAACGAGATCTTCCGCGGCATCGCCTCGCTGGGCAGCGCCAACGCGATCAACCAGGTCCTCGCCGGCACGCTCGGCATCGTCATCCTCGCCCTGCTCTTCGACGCCGCGTACGTCCTGCTCGGGAGGCTCACCATCCCCAGGGGGATCCGTGCCTGA
- a CDS encoding glycine betaine ABC transporter substrate-binding protein, whose protein sequence is MRTAGASRTFRAGLIGALVLPTVLAGCGLKSGSPMADDVVPGSVGQGRPLQGASLTVTSKNFSENIILGQMIGLVFKAAGAEVLDRTNLPGSISAREAIIKGDADAMYEYTGTAWITYLGHAKPITDPLKQWEAVRDEDRKNGVTWLPQSTLNNTYALAISKKNNAKYHLRTLSDVAALARRKPSAVTICVENEFASRDDGLPGMEKAYGMSIPPGNIKKMDAGIIYTQVSKSNSCLLGEVYTTDGRIKAMDLDVLVDDKHFFPNYNAAPVIHTATFDRYPEIAGLLDPVSRRLTTEVAQELNAKVDVDGQDPHIVAKDWLIQEGFIKDSP, encoded by the coding sequence ATGCGTACGGCGGGGGCGTCGCGCACATTCCGGGCCGGTCTCATCGGTGCGCTGGTCCTCCCCACCGTGCTCGCGGGCTGCGGTCTCAAGAGCGGTTCGCCGATGGCCGACGACGTCGTGCCGGGCTCCGTCGGCCAGGGCCGTCCGCTGCAAGGCGCCTCACTGACCGTCACCTCGAAGAACTTCAGCGAGAACATCATCCTCGGCCAGATGATCGGCCTGGTCTTCAAGGCCGCGGGTGCCGAGGTCCTGGACCGGACGAACCTGCCCGGGTCGATCAGTGCGCGCGAGGCCATCATCAAGGGCGACGCCGACGCGATGTACGAATACACGGGCACCGCCTGGATCACCTACCTCGGCCATGCGAAGCCGATCACCGACCCGCTGAAGCAGTGGGAGGCGGTCCGGGACGAGGACCGGAAGAACGGGGTGACCTGGCTGCCGCAGTCCACCCTCAACAACACCTACGCCCTGGCCATCAGCAAGAAGAACAACGCGAAGTACCACCTGAGGACGCTCTCCGACGTCGCCGCGCTGGCGAGGAGGAAACCGTCGGCGGTGACGATCTGCGTGGAGAACGAGTTCGCCTCGCGCGACGACGGGCTGCCGGGCATGGAGAAGGCGTACGGGATGTCGATCCCGCCCGGCAACATCAAGAAGATGGACGCCGGGATCATCTACACACAGGTGTCGAAGTCCAACTCCTGCCTGCTGGGCGAGGTGTACACCACGGACGGCCGGATCAAGGCGATGGACCTCGACGTCCTCGTGGACGACAAGCACTTCTTCCCCAACTACAACGCGGCGCCCGTCATCCACACCGCGACCTTCGACAGGTACCCGGAGATCGCAGGCCTGCTGGATCCGGTCAGCAGACGGCTGACCACGGAGGTCGCGCAGGAGCTGAACGCGAAGGTGGACGTGGACGGACAGGACCCGCACATCGTGGCGAAGGACTGGCTGATCCAGGAGGGCTTCATCAAGGACAGCCCTTAG
- a CDS encoding ABC transporter ATP-binding protein, giving the protein MPETATGAADKPTTTSGATIRLEELTKRYPGNPNPAVDSVSMDIKAGETVIFVGPSGCGKSTTLKMINRLIEPTSGRIRINDEDVTDIDPVKLRRKVGYAIQSSGLFPHMTVAENIALVPKMVGWSKSKVKDRVEEMLDLVGLDPREFHGRYPRQLSGGQQQRVGVARALAADPPVLLMDEPFGAVDPITRDHLQDELIRLQHELHKTIVFVTHDFDEAIKLGDRIAVLRERSHIAQFDTPEAILTNPTDDFVSGFVGAGAALKRLNLTRVREVEIADFPTVTVDDPLQEIFNKLRSGPHNELLMLDRRNRPYKWLRRGDLMRARGSLARAGQLVNDTVTRDGTLHDALEAVLLDSGGRVAVTGRRGEFIGVVDMQTLLNSVHELLEADRLTAMEHQHDLQELRAHQTERDQEGGAGA; this is encoded by the coding sequence GTGCCTGAGACCGCCACGGGGGCCGCCGACAAGCCCACCACCACCTCCGGGGCAACCATCCGGCTGGAGGAACTGACCAAGCGCTATCCAGGCAACCCGAACCCGGCCGTGGACAGTGTCTCCATGGACATCAAGGCCGGCGAGACGGTGATCTTCGTCGGTCCGTCCGGCTGCGGGAAGTCCACCACCCTGAAGATGATCAACCGGCTGATCGAGCCGACGTCCGGCCGGATCAGGATCAACGACGAGGACGTCACCGACATCGACCCGGTGAAGCTGCGCCGCAAGGTCGGGTACGCGATCCAGTCGTCCGGGCTCTTCCCGCACATGACGGTCGCCGAGAACATCGCCCTCGTACCGAAGATGGTCGGCTGGTCGAAGTCGAAGGTGAAGGACCGCGTCGAGGAGATGCTCGACCTGGTCGGGCTGGACCCGCGGGAGTTCCACGGGCGCTACCCGCGCCAGCTGTCCGGCGGCCAGCAGCAGCGGGTGGGTGTGGCGCGGGCGCTGGCCGCCGATCCGCCGGTGCTGCTGATGGACGAGCCGTTCGGGGCCGTCGACCCGATCACCCGCGACCACCTCCAGGACGAGCTGATCCGGCTCCAGCACGAGCTGCACAAGACGATCGTCTTCGTCACCCACGACTTCGACGAGGCGATCAAGCTGGGCGACCGGATCGCCGTGTTGCGGGAGCGTTCGCACATCGCCCAGTTCGACACCCCGGAGGCGATCCTCACCAACCCGACGGACGACTTCGTGTCCGGGTTCGTCGGTGCGGGCGCGGCCCTGAAACGGCTCAACCTCACCCGCGTACGGGAAGTGGAGATCGCCGACTTCCCGACGGTGACGGTCGACGACCCGCTCCAGGAGATCTTCAACAAGCTGCGCTCAGGCCCGCACAACGAGTTGCTGATGCTGGACCGAAGGAACCGTCCGTACAAGTGGCTGCGGCGCGGCGACCTGATGCGGGCCCGTGGCTCGCTGGCGCGTGCCGGGCAGCTGGTCAACGACACGGTGACCCGGGACGGCACACTGCACGACGCGCTGGAGGCCGTGCTCCTCGACAGCGGCGGGCGGGTCGCGGTGACCGGGCGGCGCGGCGAGTTCATCGGCGTCGTCGACATGCAGACCCTGCTGAACTCCGTCCACGAACTCCTGGAGGCCGACCGGCTCACCGCCATGGAGCACCAGCACGACCTGCAGGAGCTGCGCGCCCATCAGACCGAGCGGGACCAGGAGGGCGGTGCAGGCGCATGA
- a CDS encoding Lrp/AsnC family transcriptional regulator: MAIDHLDGRLIVLLAREPRIGVLEASRRLGVARGTVQARLDRLQSNGVIRGFGPDVDPAALGYPVTAFATLEIKQGQGADVRAHLDGVPEVLELHTTTGHGDMLCRLVARSNADLQRVIDRVVGFDGIVRASTAIVMENPVPLRIIPLVQQAAEDSD, encoded by the coding sequence GTGGCGATCGATCATCTGGACGGGCGACTCATCGTGCTGCTCGCCCGCGAACCGCGGATAGGCGTACTGGAAGCGTCCCGACGCCTCGGGGTGGCCCGCGGGACCGTGCAGGCGCGGCTCGACCGGCTTCAGTCGAATGGCGTCATCCGCGGATTCGGCCCGGACGTCGATCCGGCGGCGCTCGGCTACCCCGTCACCGCCTTCGCCACGCTGGAGATCAAGCAGGGCCAAGGTGCTGATGTACGGGCCCATTTGGACGGCGTCCCCGAAGTGCTGGAGCTGCACACCACGACCGGGCACGGCGACATGCTCTGCCGGCTCGTCGCCCGCTCCAACGCCGACCTTCAGCGGGTGATCGACCGTGTTGTCGGTTTTGATGGCATTGTCCGGGCCTCCACGGCCATCGTCATGGAGAACCCCGTGCCTCTGCGCATCATCCCGCTCGTCCAGCAGGCAGCGGAGGACAGCGACTGA
- a CDS encoding IclR family transcriptional regulator, giving the protein MTAETSQTLDRGLRVLKLLADTDHGLTVTELSNKLGVNRTVVYRLLATLEQHALVRRDLGGRARVGLGVLRLGRQVHPLVREAALPALRSLAEDIGATAHLTLVDGTDALAVAVVEPTWTDYHVAYRAGFRHPLDRGAAGRAILAARAKPVAEPAFTLTHGELEAGASGAAAALMGVTGVEGSVGVVMLADAVPERVGPRVVDAAREVADALR; this is encoded by the coding sequence GTGACCGCGGAGACCTCCCAGACGCTCGACCGGGGACTACGCGTCCTCAAGCTGCTTGCCGACACCGACCACGGTCTGACTGTCACCGAGTTGTCCAACAAACTCGGCGTGAACCGCACCGTCGTCTACCGTCTGCTCGCCACTCTGGAGCAACATGCCCTGGTACGCCGCGACTTGGGTGGCCGGGCAAGGGTTGGCCTGGGCGTGCTGCGCCTGGGCCGCCAGGTGCATCCGCTCGTACGGGAGGCAGCGCTGCCCGCGCTGCGGTCCCTTGCCGAGGACATCGGAGCCACCGCCCACCTGACCCTGGTCGACGGCACCGACGCGCTGGCGGTCGCGGTCGTCGAACCGACCTGGACCGACTACCACGTGGCGTACCGGGCCGGCTTCCGCCATCCCCTCGACCGCGGGGCAGCGGGCCGGGCGATCCTTGCCGCGCGGGCGAAGCCGGTGGCCGAACCCGCCTTCACCCTCACCCACGGCGAACTCGAAGCGGGCGCGAGCGGCGCTGCGGCGGCGCTGATGGGTGTGACGGGGGTCGAGGGCAGCGTGGGCGTGGTGATGCTCGCGGACGCGGTACCGGAGCGGGTCGGCCCGCGGGTCGTCGACGCGGCCCGTGAAGTGGCGGACGCGCTGCGGTAG
- a CDS encoding S16 family serine protease: protein MVTRLSRPRTLALCALPVLALFGVAAFAPLPFTLAQPGTTANVLGDVRGTPVISIEGTPTRATSGQLRMTTIIATGPNADVGLGDVIDSWFRTDRAVLPRDSVYPTGGSEKEIEKHNLEDMEKSQNSAVDAALTYLGKPPGSVDVTLRLANVGGPSAGLFFALGIVDKLDGNGSGGDLTGGRTVAGTGTIEANGDVGAVGGVSLKTQAARRDGATVFLVPKAECKEAGAELPKGLKLIPVTTLKSAVSSLRALEQGRKVPSC from the coding sequence GTGGTCACTCGTCTCTCGCGCCCCCGCACCCTCGCCCTCTGCGCTCTGCCCGTCCTCGCGCTGTTCGGCGTGGCCGCCTTCGCACCGCTGCCGTTCACGCTGGCGCAGCCCGGTACGACCGCGAACGTGCTCGGGGACGTGCGCGGCACGCCCGTGATCAGCATCGAGGGCACGCCGACCCGGGCCACCAGCGGCCAGTTGCGGATGACGACGATCATTGCGACCGGGCCGAACGCGGACGTCGGCCTGGGAGATGTGATCGACAGCTGGTTCCGGACGGACCGTGCGGTTCTGCCCCGCGACTCGGTCTACCCGACCGGCGGCTCCGAGAAGGAGATCGAGAAGCACAACCTCGAGGACATGGAGAAGTCGCAGAACTCCGCCGTCGACGCTGCCCTGACGTATCTCGGAAAGCCCCCCGGCTCGGTGGATGTCACCCTGCGTCTCGCCAATGTGGGCGGCCCCAGCGCCGGCCTGTTCTTCGCGCTCGGCATTGTCGACAAGCTCGACGGCAACGGCTCGGGCGGCGATCTCACCGGTGGCCGCACCGTCGCGGGCACGGGCACGATCGAGGCGAATGGCGATGTCGGCGCGGTCGGCGGGGTCTCGCTCAAGACCCAGGCGGCCAGGCGTGACGGGGCGACCGTCTTCCTCGTCCCGAAGGCAGAGTGCAAGGAGGCGGGCGCCGAGCTCCCGAAGGGGCTCAAGCTGATCCCCGTCACGACGCTGAAGAGCGCGGTGTCCTCGCTGCGGGCGCTGGAGCAGGGCCGCAAGGTCCCCAGCTGCTGA
- a CDS encoding winged helix-turn-helix domain-containing protein → MAANEADGEKPLDPNIHRVDARTLRGLAHPLRLRLLNTLREFGPATASGLADRLGESSGATSYHLRQLATYGFVEDDPTLGKGRERWWRAVHMGTAFDRTADFLRDPNPEVRGAMGVVLHEIAGSHTQELNTWLGTMHEWSEEWQHSWDVSDFKVRLTPELSLELAEKIHDLVDSYRGRVAEDTEGSAVVRTHLHVFPRPTD, encoded by the coding sequence ATGGCAGCGAACGAAGCCGACGGCGAGAAGCCGCTCGACCCGAACATCCACCGCGTCGACGCCCGCACCCTGCGCGGACTCGCCCATCCCCTGCGGCTCCGCCTGCTCAACACCCTCAGGGAGTTCGGCCCCGCCACCGCGTCGGGACTGGCGGACCGGCTCGGCGAGTCCAGCGGCGCCACCAGCTACCATCTGCGCCAACTGGCCACGTACGGCTTCGTCGAGGACGACCCGACGCTCGGCAAGGGCCGCGAGCGGTGGTGGCGGGCCGTCCACATGGGTACGGCGTTCGACCGGACGGCGGATTTCCTGCGTGACCCGAACCCCGAAGTGCGCGGCGCCATGGGAGTCGTCCTGCACGAGATCGCCGGATCGCACACGCAGGAGCTGAACACCTGGCTCGGCACCATGCACGAGTGGTCCGAGGAGTGGCAGCACTCGTGGGACGTGAGCGACTTCAAGGTGCGGCTCACGCCGGAGCTCTCGCTGGAGCTCGCCGAGAAGATCCACGACCTGGTCGACAGCTACCGGGGCCGGGTCGCCGAGGACACCGAGGGCTCAGCCGTCGTCCGCACCCATCTGCACGTCTTCCCGCGCCCCACCGACTGA